From Woronichinia naegeliana WA131, the proteins below share one genomic window:
- a CDS encoding phycobilisome linker polypeptide: MRFFKITACVPSQTRIRTQRELQNTYFTKLVPFDNWFSEQQRIMKMGGKIVKVQLATGKPGTNAGLL, encoded by the coding sequence ATGCGGTTCTTTAAAATTACGGCTTGTGTTCCTAGCCAAACTCGCATTCGGACACAGCGTGAATTACAAAATACCTATTTCACCAAATTAGTTCCCTTTGATAATTGGTTTAGCGAACAGCAACGGATTATGAAAATGGGTGGCAAAATTGTTAAGGTACAATTGGCTACGGGCAAACCTGGAACAAATGCAGGTCTGCTGTAA
- a CDS encoding DUF6464 family protein, translating into MAAELLPTEIIVAHPRQSLGKVYLDWMPQPGNYLEFAGQVYAVLERHHHYQYKIGGYCLTKISLQVCPANASVESGETSELNREGPIGDVTCRFNARSELIRCHWCQLKPKCLLTKD; encoded by the coding sequence ATGGCAGCAGAATTGTTACCGACTGAGATCATTGTGGCCCATCCTCGTCAGTCCTTGGGGAAGGTGTATCTCGATTGGATGCCGCAACCGGGTAATTATCTAGAATTTGCAGGACAGGTTTATGCGGTTTTAGAGCGTCATCACCATTACCAATATAAAATTGGGGGCTATTGCCTCACCAAGATTTCTCTACAGGTCTGTCCAGCCAATGCCTCAGTGGAAAGCGGTGAAACCAGTGAGTTAAATAGAGAGGGGCCCATAGGGGATGTTACCTGTCGCTTTAATGCCCGTTCGGAACTGATCCGCTGTCATTGGTGTCAACTTAAGCCAAAATGCCTACTCACAAAAGATTAG
- a CDS encoding transposase yields MYVGDGIKVGKEGRKMPGVKRLHQESEDVSKPEWIRGHYFNALSILVGVGKACFALPLVLRLDDGIKSKATEKGEGKGKKKVKTSLVTKMADLCVTYAEAGSYVILDAYFACEPVLKSFRQNALHLITRVRCSTVAYAPFCSVPTLTGRGRPRIWGSSIKLEKLFALAADFPTAKVWLYGQQVTVSYQCFEFHWDSPHQLVKFVLTQLPNGRRLILLSTDLCLTGPEIIAAYGLRFKIEVTFRQLVHLLGSFAYRFWLKSLPTLPTWPSNLILSDYPQAVQTQILNKVEAFERFVNLNAIALGLLQILALELPQGIWANFPRWFRTLPSHGYPSERIAQLALQHQAQMIFPQSPPSLLLPKFLTAKLASSPSPDMLTFVA; encoded by the coding sequence GTGTATGTGGGTGATGGCATCAAAGTGGGGAAAGAAGGACGCAAGATGCCAGGTGTAAAACGACTACACCAAGAATCGGAAGATGTGTCCAAGCCAGAGTGGATAAGGGGTCATTACTTCAATGCCTTGAGTATTTTGGTGGGAGTAGGGAAAGCCTGCTTTGCCTTGCCCTTAGTGTTGCGGCTAGACGATGGCATCAAGTCCAAAGCAACCGAGAAGGGGGAGGGAAAAGGCAAAAAAAAGGTGAAGACGAGCCTGGTGACAAAAATGGCTGACCTTTGTGTTACTTACGCAGAGGCAGGGAGTTATGTAATTTTGGATGCTTATTTTGCTTGCGAACCAGTGCTCAAAAGTTTTCGCCAGAACGCCTTGCATCTAATCACAAGAGTGCGTTGCTCCACCGTCGCCTATGCCCCCTTTTGTTCCGTGCCGACGCTGACGGGGAGAGGACGACCACGGATTTGGGGGAGTTCGATAAAACTAGAAAAGCTGTTCGCTCTGGCGGCGGACTTTCCGACAGCTAAAGTCTGGCTCTATGGTCAACAAGTCACGGTTTCTTATCAGTGCTTTGAGTTCCACTGGGATAGTCCCCATCAGCTCGTCAAGTTTGTTCTGACCCAATTGCCTAACGGACGACGACTGATTCTGCTTTCTACTGATCTCTGTTTGACTGGACCTGAGATTATTGCCGCTTACGGTCTCCGATTTAAGATTGAAGTCACTTTTCGTCAATTAGTCCATCTTTTGGGCAGCTTTGCCTATCGTTTTTGGCTTAAGAGTCTTCCTACTTTACCTACCTGGCCCAGCAATCTTATCCTCAGTGACTATCCACAAGCTGTTCAGACTCAGATTTTAAACAAGGTAGAAGCCTTTGAGCGTTTTGTTAACCTTAATGCCATTGCTTTAGGGCTACTTCAAATTCTCGCCTTAGAGTTACCCCAGGGGATTTGGGCTAATTTTCCTCGATGGTTTCGGACATTACCATCCCATGGCTACCCTAGTGAACGGATTGCTCAACTAGCCCTTCAACATCAAGCCCAAATGATTTTTCCTCAAAGTCCACCCAGTCTGCTTTTGCCTAAATTCCTTACCGCTAAACTTGCCTCTTCCCCAAGCCCTGATATGCTTACTTTCGTCGCATAG
- a CDS encoding VOC family protein encodes MTISTAGLSLGSLRKIHHIALNVKDMAASRHFYGHILGLIELTGDAIPSTLRDLVAQGKVANFMTPDGTILDLFWEPDLVPPHPDPSQPFTRAHHLAFDIAPDQFPTAIAVLKHHQVVIDHGPVTRPTGQGIYFYDPDGFMLEIRCDP; translated from the coding sequence ATGACCATCTCGACTGCTGGACTAAGTTTAGGGAGTCTCCGCAAAATTCACCACATTGCCCTCAATGTTAAAGATATGGCCGCCTCTCGTCACTTCTATGGTCATATTTTGGGATTAATCGAACTTACGGGCGATGCTATTCCTAGTACGCTTAGGGACTTGGTAGCCCAGGGAAAAGTGGCTAATTTTATGACCCCCGATGGCACTATTCTTGACCTTTTTTGGGAGCCTGACCTAGTTCCGCCTCATCCTGATCCCAGTCAACCCTTTACCCGTGCTCATCATTTAGCCTTTGATATTGCCCCTGACCAATTTCCCACGGCGATCGCCGTTTTAAAGCACCATCAAGTGGTTATTGATCATGGCCCCGTTACCCGTCCCACTGGGCAAGGTATTTACTTTTATGACCCCGATGGCTTTATGCTAGAAATCCGTTGTGACCCCTAA
- a CDS encoding YdcF family protein: protein MLFLSKLLPLFIYPLGLITLLIAFSSYLAWKKRSWLQFPLILALLLLLLTGNRWVSDALLASLEHQNLPQHLPSAEAIVILGGGIYSAIPPRPMIEVSEAGDRVLYGAKLYREGKAPLLIVTGGRITWLSQGQPEAKDMASLLEFFGVPPRAIVEEPLSLNTYENGVNVKKILEARGIKQVLLVTSAFHMPRSKLIFQKLGIDVIAAPTDFRIEVGQTEQFTLGTILINLIPNVDSLAQTTLVLKEYLGIFLYAI, encoded by the coding sequence TTGTTATTTTTATCGAAATTACTGCCTCTTTTCATCTATCCCCTCGGATTGATTACCTTACTGATAGCATTCAGTAGTTATCTCGCCTGGAAAAAGCGATCATGGCTGCAGTTTCCCCTAATATTAGCCCTGTTATTACTTCTCTTAACTGGTAATCGTTGGGTGAGTGATGCCCTGTTAGCGTCCCTTGAACACCAAAATTTACCGCAACATTTACCGTCTGCCGAAGCCATTGTCATCTTAGGTGGAGGGATCTATTCCGCCATTCCGCCCCGACCCATGATTGAAGTGTCTGAAGCCGGCGATCGCGTTTTATATGGAGCCAAGTTATACCGTGAAGGAAAAGCTCCTTTATTAATCGTTACCGGGGGAAGAATCACTTGGTTAAGTCAAGGCCAACCCGAAGCCAAAGATATGGCTAGTTTGTTGGAATTTTTTGGAGTCCCCCCTAGGGCGATCGTTGAAGAGCCTCTATCCCTCAATACCTACGAAAATGGAGTCAATGTCAAAAAAATCCTAGAAGCACGGGGAATTAAGCAAGTGCTATTGGTAACATCGGCCTTTCATATGCCCAGAAGTAAACTTATTTTTCAAAAACTAGGAATAGATGTTATTGCTGCACCCACAGATTTTCGGATTGAGGTCGGCCAAACAGAACAGTTCACCCTCGGCACCATCTTAATTAATCTGATTCCCAATGTCGATTCCCTAGCCCAAACGACTCTAGTGCTCAAAGAGTATTTAGGGATTTTTCTTTATGCAATTTAA
- a CDS encoding IS630 family transposase (programmed frameshift) produces MLKTYIVRLSQEERQTLKDLVSIGKGAAYKIKHANILLNIDVNGQGWTDEEAAAAFSCHRNTVANLRERLVNEGVESALSRKPRKTPPRQPIIDGEVEAKLIALRCGEPPAGQARWTLRLLADKAVELEIVPAISHETVRPSVKKNELKPHLRQMYVIPPEKSAEFVSNMEDVLEIYHRPYDPNCPVICMDEQPIQLVKETRLPLPAKPGQPEAHDYEYERNGTANIFMFTEPLSGWRKTVVSERRTSVDWATEIKNLLDNDYADNDKVILVCDQLNTHKLASLYEAFEPSTARRLVERLEIHHTPKHGSWLNIAENELSAMTRQCLARRIPDRETLEQETTAWYTQRNHSQKSVDWQFTTAEARIRLKRLYPQIEN; encoded by the exons ATGCTCAAGACCTATATTGTCCGATTAAGTCAAGAAGAACGTCAGACCCTAAAAGATTTGGTATCCATCGGCAAAGGAGCGGCTTACAAAATTAAGCACGCCAATATTCTGTTAAACATTGATGTGAATGGACAAGGATGGACGGATGAGGAAGCTGCCGCCGCCTTTAGTTGTCACCGCAACACAGTCGCCAATCTCAGGGAGCGATTGGTCAATGAAGGTGTGGAGTCAGCATTAAGCCGCAAGCCCCGCAAAACGCCGCCTCGTCAACCGATTATTGATGGAGAGGTAGAAGCAAAACTAATCGCCTTACGTTGTGGAGAACCGCCTGCTGGTCAAGCCCGTTGGACATTGAGGTTACTAGCCGACAAGGCGGTCGAGTTAGAAATTGTGCCAGCAATTAGTCACGAAACCGTGCGTC CAAGTGTTAAAAAAAACGAACTAAAACCTCATCTGCGACAGATGTACGTGATTCCACCAGAAAAGAGTGCCGAATTTGTGTCTAACATGGAAGATGTTCTAGAAATTTATCACCGACCCTATGACCCCAATTGTCCAGTGATTTGCATGGATGAGCAACCTATACAATTGGTCAAAGAAACCCGCCTTCCTCTACCAGCCAAACCTGGACAGCCAGAGGCGCATGATTACGAATATGAACGCAATGGAACAGCCAATATCTTTATGTTTACAGAACCCTTGTCTGGGTGGCGAAAGACAGTTGTCAGTGAACGTAGAACATCGGTTGACTGGGCAACAGAAATTAAGAATTTACTCGATAACGACTATGCTGATAACGACAAAGTCATTTTAGTATGTGATCAGCTAAATACTCACAAACTTGCCTCACTATATGAAGCATTTGAGCCTTCCACGGCTCGTCGTCTAGTCGAACGGTTGGAAATTCACCATACCCCAAAACATGGCAGTTGGCTTAATATTGCTGAAAACGAGCTGTCCGCAATGACTCGGCAATGCCTAGCTCGTCGAATTCCAGATCGGGAAACTTTAGAGCAAGAAACAACGGCTTGGTACACTCAGCGCAATCATTCCCAAAAGTCGGTAGATTGGCAATTCACGACGGCTGAGGCTCGTATCCGTCTCAAGCGTCTTTATCCACAAATAGAAAATTGA
- a CDS encoding IS4 family transposase, translating into MIAKEYEATLQENLSRAEYLFLFVVVGCLQILQDMRLERIAEALPIPILMESRRRKIQRFLNLEKLSIEKIWFPCVKELIKKPEKCVKNGCVYLAIDRTNWGVINILTVSLIYEKRAVLVYWEFLDKKGNRNLTAQKRVLEKAISLFSEYKIVILGDREFCSVTLGKWLGKKGLYFCLRQKKTTNVSEDEQLYQEMRALGLSLGTSLFLNEINVTKMKGFGGFNLACKWKKTYGGFKTKEPWFILTNKDTNKFKLL; encoded by the coding sequence ATGATAGCAAAAGAATATGAAGCCACTCTACAAGAGAATCTAAGTCGAGCCGAATACTTATTCCTATTTGTAGTAGTAGGATGCTTGCAAATATTACAAGATATGAGGTTAGAAAGAATAGCGGAAGCTCTACCAATTCCCATCTTAATGGAAAGTAGAAGGAGAAAAATACAGAGATTTTTAAATCTGGAAAAACTAAGTATAGAGAAAATCTGGTTTCCCTGTGTAAAAGAGTTAATAAAGAAGCCAGAAAAATGTGTTAAAAATGGTTGTGTATATCTAGCAATAGATAGAACAAATTGGGGTGTAATAAACATCCTGACAGTAAGCTTAATTTATGAGAAAAGAGCGGTGTTAGTATATTGGGAATTTTTAGACAAAAAAGGAAATCGTAATTTAACGGCTCAAAAAAGGGTATTAGAGAAGGCAATAAGCCTATTCTCAGAATACAAAATAGTGATATTAGGGGACAGAGAATTCTGTTCAGTCACACTGGGAAAGTGGCTAGGAAAGAAGGGTCTATACTTTTGTTTGAGACAGAAAAAGACGACAAATGTGTCGGAAGATGAGCAGCTTTACCAAGAAATGAGAGCGTTGGGATTATCCCTGGGAACAAGTCTATTTTTGAATGAAATAAACGTTACCAAAATGAAAGGATTTGGAGGATTTAATTTAGCCTGTAAATGGAAAAAGACCTACGGCGGATTTAAGACAAAAGAGCCTTGGTTTATCTTGACAAATAAAGACACTAACAAATTTAAGTTGCTTTGA
- the dnaN gene encoding DNA polymerase III subunit beta, translated as MKLICNQSDLNSNLSFVSRAVSSRPTHPILGNVLLVADEKLGRLRLTAFDLSLGIQTSFPADVQEGGSITLPAKLFGDIVSRLPDGNLTLSVTDVAPEGDEESSDSESFIATLTSQSGRFQIRGLSAEEFPSLPTVADSVPLMLPVAALNEGLRGALFAASTDETKQVLTGVHFKGTADTLEFAATDGHRLALVETPTQVEAEEGEEAIQGSNLENFSVTIPAKALRELERMLATRQDSDLVSLFVDDTQAIFEFGDQRLTSRKLEGAYPAYQQLIPRQFSRTVSMERKRLLSGLERVSVLSDQKNNLVKFSLNTEDSQILLSVEAQDLGNARESLPAEITGASGDIAFNVKYLMDGLKALPGGDIQMQLNEGNQPVIFTPLGGAKMTYLVMPVQIVR; from the coding sequence ATGAAACTTATTTGCAACCAAAGTGATCTCAATAGCAATTTATCCTTTGTTAGTAGAGCCGTCTCTTCCCGTCCGACCCATCCTATTTTAGGGAATGTGCTGTTGGTCGCCGATGAAAAACTAGGACGATTACGCTTAACGGCCTTTGATTTGAGTCTAGGGATTCAAACCAGTTTTCCTGCCGATGTACAAGAAGGGGGCAGCATTACCCTACCGGCCAAACTATTTGGAGATATTGTCAGCCGTTTACCTGACGGCAATTTAACCTTGAGTGTTACCGATGTTGCTCCCGAAGGCGATGAAGAGTCCTCAGACTCAGAAAGTTTCATTGCCACCCTAACCTCTCAATCAGGGCGTTTCCAGATTCGGGGGCTGAGTGCCGAAGAATTTCCTTCCTTGCCGACCGTTGCCGATAGTGTGCCCTTGATGTTACCCGTTGCGGCTCTAAATGAGGGGTTGCGGGGAGCCTTATTTGCAGCCAGTACAGACGAAACTAAACAGGTTTTGACCGGAGTTCATTTTAAAGGAACGGCTGACACCCTAGAGTTTGCGGCCACCGATGGCCACCGTTTAGCCCTAGTGGAAACCCCCACCCAGGTAGAAGCCGAGGAAGGAGAAGAAGCGATTCAGGGTAGTAACTTAGAGAATTTTTCGGTCACAATTCCGGCAAAGGCCTTACGGGAACTGGAAAGAATGTTAGCCACTCGTCAAGATAGTGATCTGGTCTCTTTATTTGTCGATGATACTCAAGCTATTTTTGAATTTGGCGATCAGCGTCTAACCAGCCGTAAATTGGAAGGGGCCTATCCCGCCTATCAACAATTGATTCCGCGTCAATTCAGTCGAACTGTGAGCATGGAAAGAAAACGTTTACTGAGTGGCTTGGAACGGGTTTCCGTCTTATCGGATCAAAAAAATAATCTGGTCAAGTTTTCTCTCAATACAGAAGATAGCCAGATTTTGCTTTCGGTGGAAGCACAAGATTTAGGAAATGCCAGGGAATCCTTACCTGCCGAAATTACAGGGGCGAGTGGAGATATTGCCTTTAACGTTAAGTATCTGATGGATGGTTTAAAAGCGTTACCTGGTGGCGATATTCAGATGCAACTCAATGAGGGTAATCAACCGGTGATCTTTACCCCTCTAGGTGGAGCCAAAATGACCTATTTAGTCATGCCGGTTCAAATTGTCCGCTAA
- a CDS encoding allophycocyanin yields MSIVTKSIVNADAEARYLSPGELDRIKAFVTGGAARLRIAETLTGARETIVKQAGDRLFQKRPDIVSPGGNAYGEEMAATCLRDLDYYLRLISYGVVAGDVTPIEEIGLVGVREMYKSLGTDVGAVAQGVRELKDVSLGLISAGDASEAAAYFDYVVGALS; encoded by the coding sequence ATGAGTATCGTCACGAAGTCAATCGTGAATGCTGATGCAGAAGCTCGCTACCTCAGCCCTGGTGAATTAGATAGAATCAAAGCTTTCGTAACTGGCGGTGCTGCTCGTTTACGTATCGCTGAAACCCTCACTGGTGCTCGCGAAACTATCGTCAAACAAGCTGGCGATCGCTTATTCCAAAAACGTCCTGACATCGTTTCCCCTGGTGGAAATGCTTACGGCGAAGAGATGGCTGCTACCTGCCTGCGTGACTTGGATTACTATCTTCGTCTGATCTCCTATGGTGTTGTAGCTGGTGATGTTACCCCCATTGAAGAAATCGGCTTAGTCGGTGTTCGTGAAATGTACAAATCCTTAGGAACTGACGTTGGTGCAGTGGCTCAAGGTGTCCGCGAACTCAAAGATGTCTCCTTAGGCTTAATCTCTGCCGGCGATGCTTCTGAAGCTGCTGCTTACTTTGATTATGTTGTTGGTGCGTTGAGCTAG
- a CDS encoding ABC transporter permease, protein MSRAKALQYYISARLLLAPLMIWTIVTLVFLLLRATPGDPVDAILGNRAPEAAKTAMREQLGLNKSLILQYFDYLGRLLHLDLGNSITSKGTSVWEIIQRHFPATVELAFYSMLVAVGVGVGLGMWAASRPGTAIDVGGRLFGIITYSLPIFWVGMLLQLIFSVNLHIFPLGTRFPLNESPPNTITGLYTLDSLLSGNGQQFFMALYYLILPSVTLGVLLSGIFERMVRVNLQQTLKADYVEAARARGVTENRILFAHALKNALIPVITVLGLTFASLLGGAVLTEVTFSWPGLGNRLYEAISVRDYPTVQGLMIFFGVIVVIASMLIDVINAYIDPRIRY, encoded by the coding sequence ATGTCTCGCGCCAAAGCTCTGCAATACTACATCTCCGCTAGGTTATTGCTCGCGCCTCTGATGATCTGGACGATTGTCACCCTAGTGTTTTTGCTATTGAGGGCCACCCCTGGCGATCCCGTAGATGCCATTTTGGGAAATCGTGCCCCAGAAGCTGCTAAGACAGCGATGCGAGAACAGTTGGGACTGAATAAGTCACTGATTTTGCAATATTTTGACTATCTAGGTCGGTTACTTCATCTGGATCTCGGCAATTCCATTACCAGTAAGGGCACATCGGTTTGGGAAATTATTCAACGGCATTTTCCGGCGACGGTAGAACTGGCCTTTTACAGTATGTTAGTTGCGGTGGGAGTAGGTGTTGGTTTAGGGATGTGGGCTGCTTCTCGGCCAGGAACGGCGATCGATGTAGGGGGAAGGTTGTTTGGGATTATTACCTACTCTTTACCCATTTTTTGGGTGGGGATGTTATTACAGCTAATTTTCTCGGTCAATTTGCACATTTTTCCCCTAGGAACTCGTTTTCCCCTCAATGAATCACCTCCTAATACCATTACTGGTCTTTACACCCTCGATAGTTTGCTCAGTGGCAATGGGCAGCAATTTTTCATGGCTCTTTACTATTTGATTTTGCCGAGTGTCACCCTGGGCGTTTTACTGAGTGGTATTTTTGAGCGTATGGTACGTGTCAACTTACAACAAACCTTAAAAGCAGATTATGTGGAAGCAGCCAGGGCGAGGGGGGTCACTGAAAACCGAATTCTCTTTGCCCATGCCTTGAAAAACGCGCTTATTCCCGTCATTACGGTTTTAGGCTTAACCTTTGCGTCGTTGCTGGGAGGGGCCGTTTTAACGGAAGTTACTTTTTCTTGGCCAGGCTTGGGCAATCGTCTCTATGAAGCTATTTCCGTGCGGGATTATCCGACTGTCCAAGGATTAATGATTTTCTTTGGGGTTATTGTGGTCATTGCCAGTATGCTCATTGATGTGATCAATGCCTATATTGATCCTCGTATTCGCTATTAA
- a CDS encoding CIA30 family protein translates to MTRSPRQAWDIKRFWQTLTYFEAVPFLNCLQRLFFGQSNVPVQPPLKENKMMTTVLVMNANSSVGEKVITHLLNRQFKVRVLGKKLGVAPNNFADPVEVLTVENITPAIFDSVSMVINCSPLSNEWEYQELFNLAQQYLLSPDPTIFDFTQPTDDLKTTWGAVDDVVMGGVSSSQIQLSRDCAIFSGQVSTANNGGFASVRTRNFSPPLNLAHYEGIEIRIKGDGKRYKLITRCEGKWDGLSYCYSFDTLNNTLQTLRIPFQQCIPVFRAKTVPEVGKFDPTSVYSLQLMHSKFEYDGGLNSTFSPGFFCLEIETIKAYTSKVRPQWIEIQPVLNSAFCNAVESLLHQSGLNYRLISCSEIDSDIESTLQSIIDS, encoded by the coding sequence ATGACGCGATCGCCCCGACAAGCCTGGGATATTAAACGATTTTGGCAAACCCTAACCTATTTTGAGGCCGTTCCCTTCCTCAATTGTTTGCAGCGATTATTTTTTGGGCAATCTAATGTTCCAGTCCAGCCGCCTCTGAAGGAAAATAAAATGATGACAACCGTTTTGGTGATGAATGCCAATAGTTCTGTCGGCGAAAAGGTTATTACTCATTTGCTCAATCGGCAATTTAAAGTTCGAGTTTTAGGAAAAAAACTAGGAGTAGCCCCTAACAACTTTGCCGATCCTGTTGAGGTTTTGACTGTTGAAAATATCACTCCTGCTATCTTTGACTCTGTTTCAATGGTGATTAATTGTAGTCCTCTCTCCAATGAATGGGAATATCAAGAATTATTTAATTTAGCCCAGCAATATTTACTCTCTCCTGATCCAACAATTTTTGATTTTACCCAACCCACGGATGATTTAAAAACTACCTGGGGAGCCGTCGATGATGTGGTGATGGGAGGAGTCAGCAGTAGTCAAATTCAATTGAGCCGCGATTGCGCCATTTTTTCCGGTCAAGTATCCACTGCCAATAATGGTGGTTTTGCTTCCGTCCGCACTCGCAATTTTTCCCCGCCGTTAAATTTAGCACATTATGAGGGCATTGAAATTAGGATTAAAGGCGATGGTAAACGCTATAAATTAATTACCCGTTGTGAAGGCAAATGGGATGGACTGAGTTATTGCTATTCTTTTGATACCTTGAATAATACTCTCCAAACTCTACGTATTCCCTTCCAGCAATGCATTCCCGTTTTTCGTGCTAAAACCGTGCCAGAGGTGGGCAAATTTGATCCCACATCGGTTTATTCCCTACAATTAATGCACAGTAAATTTGAATATGATGGCGGCTTAAATTCAACTTTTTCTCCAGGATTCTTTTGTCTAGAAATTGAAACCATCAAAGCCTACACTTCTAAGGTTAGACCTCAATGGATAGAGATCCAGCCTGTTCTAAACTCTGCTTTCTGCAATGCTGTAGAATCTCTTCTCCACCAAAGTGGTTTGAACTACCGTCTTATTTCTTGTTCAGAAATTGATTCAGATATTGAGTCAACCCTTCAGTCAATAATTGATAGTTAA
- the apcB gene encoding allophycocyanin subunit beta: protein MQDAITAVINSADVQGKYLDSSAIEKLTKYFASGELRVRAASVVSANAATIVKEAVAKSLLYSDVTRPGGNMYTTRRYAACIRDLDYYLRYATYGMLAGDPSILDERVLNGLKETYNSLGVPISSTIQAIQAIKEVTASLVGADAGKEMGVYLDYISSGLS, encoded by the coding sequence ATGCAAGACGCAATTACGGCTGTAATCAACTCTGCTGACGTTCAAGGCAAATACCTTGATAGTAGTGCGATCGAAAAACTAACCAAATACTTCGCTTCGGGTGAACTGCGTGTTCGTGCAGCAAGTGTTGTTAGTGCTAACGCAGCTACCATCGTCAAAGAAGCAGTTGCTAAATCCTTACTGTACTCTGATGTTACCCGTCCCGGTGGCAATATGTACACCACTCGTCGTTATGCGGCTTGTATTCGGGATTTGGACTACTATCTCCGTTACGCTACCTACGGAATGTTAGCAGGCGATCCTTCCATTTTGGATGAGCGCGTTCTCAATGGTTTAAAAGAAACCTATAACTCTTTAGGTGTTCCTATTTCTTCTACCATTCAAGCGATTCAAGCGATCAAAGAAGTTACTGCTAGCTTAGTAGGTGCTGATGCTGGTAAAGAAATGGGTGTTTACCTCGACTACATTAGCTCTGGCTTAAGCTAG
- the pdxA gene encoding 4-hydroxythreonine-4-phosphate dehydrogenase PdxA: MLLMIALAVTMGDPAGIGPEVVLKALADRPLQETAAITLVGTRSLWQQTYEQLKELGKTVANPDHFPQLEVDLDASQIAQIKLGTGNAASGAASFAYLETAIAATLAGNFQGIVTAPIAKAAWKLAGHHFPGQTEVLAQRAKIDQFGMLFVARSPHSQWTLRTLLATTHIPLRQVAIALTPELMSLKLALFVETLQQDFGIKYPTIAIAGLNPHSGEQGQLGREEQDWLILWLLQAQQDYPQAKLIGPVPPDTLWVSPGQAWFNQQTTSVADGYLALYHDQGLIPVKLLAFDQAINTTIGLPFIRTSPDHGTAFDIAGQGIARSESFRAAIQLAAELGQQRLVDDCTMKR; this comes from the coding sequence ATGTTGTTGATGATAGCCCTCGCCGTAACAATGGGTGATCCCGCCGGAATTGGCCCTGAAGTGGTTTTAAAAGCGTTGGCCGATCGCCCCCTTCAAGAAACTGCTGCCATTACCCTGGTCGGAACGCGATCGCTGTGGCAGCAAACCTATGAACAGTTAAAAGAATTAGGAAAAACCGTTGCCAATCCCGACCATTTTCCCCAACTAGAAGTTGACCTTGATGCGTCTCAGATCGCTCAAATTAAATTAGGCACGGGAAATGCCGCCAGTGGAGCAGCTAGTTTTGCCTATTTAGAAACGGCGATCGCGGCCACCTTGGCTGGAAACTTTCAGGGCATTGTTACTGCTCCTATTGCTAAAGCCGCTTGGAAATTAGCCGGTCATCATTTTCCAGGTCAAACGGAGGTATTAGCGCAACGGGCCAAGATCGATCAATTTGGGATGTTATTTGTAGCGCGATCGCCCCATAGTCAATGGACATTACGCACCTTACTGGCCACCACCCATATCCCCCTGCGCCAAGTCGCGATCGCTCTTACCCCTGAATTAATGAGTCTGAAGCTGGCTTTATTTGTAGAAACGCTGCAACAAGATTTTGGTATTAAATATCCCACCATTGCGATCGCTGGTTTAAATCCCCACAGTGGTGAACAGGGTCAACTGGGGCGAGAAGAACAGGATTGGTTAATTCTTTGGCTCCTCCAAGCTCAACAAGACTATCCTCAAGCTAAACTGATCGGCCCTGTCCCGCCAGATACCCTCTGGGTTAGTCCGGGTCAAGCCTGGTTTAATCAGCAAACAACCTCTGTAGCGGATGGTTATTTGGCTTTGTACCACGATCAGGGCTTGATTCCGGTAAAATTATTGGCCTTTGATCAGGCGATTAATACGACCATTGGACTGCCTTTTATTCGGACTTCCCCCGATCACGGTACGGCCTTTGATATTGCCGGTCAGGGAATAGCCCGATCAGAAAGTTTTCGGGCAGCAATCCAATTGGCCGCCGAGTTAGGTCAACAGCGATTAGTTGACGACTGTACAATGAAAAGGTGA